A genomic region of Leptolyngbya sp. FACHB-261 contains the following coding sequences:
- a CDS encoding CmpA/NrtA family ABC transporter substrate-binding protein — translation MSNFSNVSRRRFITLAGASAGAVFLKGCLGNPPDTLTGRTSSAVAVPVANLQPEEVPEVTTAKLGYLPIVEAAPLIVAKEKGFFAKYGMPEVQISKQANWGSARDNVKIGSGGGGVDGGQWQMPMPYLISEGIITDNVKVPMYVLAQLNTQGNGIAIGNKHLGKGLSLKIADQAKVFSQLKAEGSKFKAAYTFPKVNQDFWIRYWLAGNGIDPDAEVELLTVPTAQTVADMKRGAMDAFSTGDPWPQRIVADRTGFVAALTGEIWKNHPEEYLAIRKDWVDQNPKATKAILKAVMEAQQWCDNFDNRQELAAILAQREYFGIPEAVLIDPLMGKYNLGERTVDDKTLAPLYWKDEKGSVSYPYQSHDLWFLTESVRWGFLPKDTLSKAPALIKQVNREDIWREAAKELGVATADIPTSTSRGVEEFFDGTTFDPKNPQAYLDSLKIKRS, via the coding sequence ATGTCCAATTTTTCCAATGTTTCTCGCCGACGGTTCATAACCCTTGCAGGAGCATCTGCTGGAGCGGTATTTCTTAAAGGGTGCTTAGGAAACCCTCCAGACACGCTCACTGGCAGAACAAGTTCTGCCGTTGCTGTTCCAGTGGCGAATTTGCAACCGGAAGAAGTGCCAGAGGTAACAACGGCAAAACTGGGTTATCTTCCCATTGTTGAAGCGGCACCACTAATTGTGGCTAAGGAAAAAGGCTTCTTTGCCAAGTATGGGATGCCTGAGGTGCAGATCTCGAAGCAGGCAAACTGGGGCTCGGCACGGGACAACGTGAAGATTGGATCTGGTGGCGGTGGCGTTGATGGCGGACAGTGGCAGATGCCGATGCCCTATCTGATTTCAGAAGGCATTATTACAGATAATGTCAAAGTGCCAATGTATGTACTGGCGCAATTAAATACTCAAGGAAACGGAATTGCCATCGGCAACAAGCATCTGGGCAAAGGGTTGTCCTTGAAGATTGCTGATCAAGCTAAAGTCTTTAGTCAATTAAAGGCAGAAGGATCAAAATTCAAAGCGGCATACACCTTTCCCAAAGTCAATCAAGACTTCTGGATTCGCTATTGGTTGGCCGGAAATGGCATTGATCCAGATGCAGAAGTGGAATTGCTGACGGTGCCAACGGCTCAAACCGTTGCCGATATGAAACGAGGGGCAATGGATGCTTTTAGCACCGGTGACCCCTGGCCCCAGAGAATTGTGGCCGATCGGACTGGCTTCGTTGCCGCATTGACGGGTGAGATTTGGAAGAACCATCCTGAAGAATATTTGGCAATTCGAAAAGACTGGGTTGATCAGAATCCCAAAGCCACCAAAGCAATCTTGAAAGCGGTAATGGAAGCGCAACAATGGTGCGATAACTTCGATAACCGCCAGGAATTGGCCGCGATTTTAGCGCAGCGAGAATACTTCGGTATACCGGAAGCGGTCTTGATCGATCCCTTGATGGGCAAATACAACCTGGGCGAACGAACTGTTGATGACAAAACACTGGCTCCCTTGTACTGGAAAGATGAGAAGGGCAGTGTGTCTTACCCCTATCAGAGCCATGATTTATGGTTCCTGACAGAAAGCGTGCGTTGGGGCTTTTTGCCGAAGGATACTCTCAGTAAAGCGCCAGCTTTAATTAAGCAAGTTAACCGAGAGGACATCTGGCGGGAGGCAGCGAAGGAGTTGGGAGTTGCAACGGCAGATATTCCAACCAGCACCTCTCGTGGGGTTGAAGAGTTTTTTGATGGTACGACCTTCGATCCCAAAAATCCTCAAGCTTATTTAGATAGCTTGAAGATCAAACGATCTTAG
- the cimA gene encoding citramalate synthase: MVALNSSDDLSQAAVLIYDTTLRDGAQREGLSLSIEDKLRIAQQLDHLGIPFIEGGWPGANPKDVEFFLRLKEVPLTQAEIVAFCSTRRPGISAADDKLFAPILEAGTRWVTIFGKSWDLHVTEGLRTTLGENLAMIRDTLLYLRSQGRRLIYDAEHWFDAYHYNRAYALETLQTAVYAGAEWLVLCDTNGGTLPQTIQTVVQEVRDWLANLNRASNLASPPRLGIHTHNDSGTAVANALSAVAEGATMVQGTINGYGERCGNANLCTLIPNLQLKLGYRCLTTEQLARLTESSRVISEIANLAPDDHAPFVGTSAFAHKGGIHVSAVERNPLTYEHIAPEQVGNSRRIVISDQAGLSNVLAKARTFGIELTKDDPACRTILNRLKALEHEGFQFEAAEASFELLMREALGQRPPFFEVAGFQVMSYAQPDAQVLSMATVKVRVKGEEHLTAAEGNGPVAALDTALRKALTSFYPALADFQLTDYKVRILDSHAGTAAHTRVLVESSDGRHRWTTVGVSSNILEASYQAVVEGIEYGLMLQD, from the coding sequence ATGGTTGCTCTCAATTCGTCTGATGACTTGTCACAAGCTGCGGTTTTGATCTACGACACCACCTTGAGGGATGGTGCCCAGCGTGAAGGGCTTTCGCTCTCGATTGAAGACAAGCTCCGAATTGCACAACAACTTGACCATTTGGGAATTCCCTTTATTGAAGGGGGCTGGCCAGGCGCAAATCCGAAAGATGTTGAGTTTTTTTTGCGTCTGAAAGAAGTCCCCTTAACTCAGGCAGAAATTGTGGCTTTCTGCTCAACCCGTCGCCCTGGCATTTCAGCAGCTGATGACAAACTTTTTGCTCCGATTCTGGAGGCTGGTACGCGTTGGGTCACGATTTTTGGCAAATCTTGGGACTTGCACGTAACTGAGGGCTTGCGTACCACTCTGGGCGAGAACCTGGCAATGATCCGCGATACGCTGCTCTATCTGCGCAGTCAGGGTCGCCGCCTGATATACGACGCAGAGCACTGGTTCGATGCTTACCACTACAACCGTGCCTATGCCTTAGAGACGCTTCAGACAGCGGTGTATGCGGGCGCAGAATGGTTAGTTCTGTGTGATACCAACGGCGGCACTTTGCCCCAGACTATTCAAACCGTGGTGCAAGAGGTCCGCGACTGGTTAGCCAATCTGAACCGAGCTTCGAATCTGGCTTCGCCCCCTCGTCTGGGCATCCACACGCACAACGATTCCGGTACGGCCGTTGCCAATGCCCTCAGTGCTGTTGCTGAGGGAGCCACGATGGTTCAAGGTACGATCAATGGCTACGGCGAACGTTGCGGCAATGCTAATCTCTGCACACTGATTCCAAATTTGCAGCTCAAACTGGGCTATCGCTGCCTGACAACGGAACAATTGGCTCGCCTGACAGAATCCAGCCGCGTGATCAGTGAGATTGCCAACTTGGCTCCCGATGATCACGCTCCTTTTGTGGGCACCTCAGCTTTTGCACACAAGGGAGGCATTCATGTCAGTGCCGTCGAACGCAATCCATTGACCTACGAACACATCGCGCCTGAACAAGTTGGCAATTCGCGGCGGATTGTTATTTCTGACCAGGCCGGTTTGAGCAATGTCCTGGCGAAAGCCCGCACCTTTGGCATTGAACTGACCAAAGATGATCCAGCTTGTCGCACCATTCTCAACCGACTGAAAGCGCTGGAGCACGAAGGCTTTCAGTTTGAGGCTGCTGAGGCCAGCTTTGAACTGCTAATGCGGGAGGCTTTGGGCCAGCGTCCACCTTTCTTTGAAGTGGCTGGCTTTCAGGTGATGAGCTATGCCCAACCAGATGCTCAAGTTCTGTCTATGGCTACGGTTAAAGTGCGGGTCAAAGGCGAAGAACACCTGACAGCCGCTGAAGGTAACGGTCCAGTAGCGGCCCTAGATACTGCTCTACGCAAGGCGCTGACTAGCTTTTACCCAGCCCTAGCCGATTTTCAGCTGACTGATTATAAGGTGCGTATTCTCGACAGCCACGCTGGAACTGCAGCGCACACCCGAGTTCTCGTGGAATCGAGCGATGGGCGACACCGTTGGACAACGGTGGGTGTTTCAAGCAACATTTTGGAGGCGTCCTATCAGGCTGTGGTTGAGGGCATTGAATATGGCCTGATGCTGCAGGATTGA
- a CDS encoding L,D-transpeptidase produces the protein MSRQMSSSSDSLTRCWTVLSSGALLLIALVNLQPRIKVDQRAPLQNVKTQTQLITTTEPASSFQWPFSSLWPAPKRRLEVNLSQRQVQLLEGDRVVATYAVAVGMEGWETPAGEFKITQMTQNPGWRHPFTQTIVPPGSPENPLGLYWIGFKTDGPLWIGFHGTNQPDSIGHAVSHGCLRMRNEDISAMYREVRIGTPVIVRL, from the coding sequence ATGTCCCGTCAGATGTCGAGTAGCTCTGATTCGCTAACCCGTTGCTGGACTGTCTTGTCTAGTGGAGCCCTGCTGCTGATTGCCTTGGTCAACCTTCAGCCAAGGATCAAGGTTGACCAGAGGGCTCCATTGCAGAATGTTAAAACTCAGACTCAGTTGATCACCACAACCGAGCCGGCCTCTAGTTTCCAATGGCCTTTCTCAAGTCTTTGGCCTGCGCCGAAACGTCGTTTGGAGGTAAATCTGAGCCAGCGCCAAGTTCAACTGCTCGAGGGAGACCGGGTTGTTGCAACCTATGCAGTAGCAGTGGGTATGGAGGGATGGGAGACCCCGGCTGGGGAGTTCAAAATTACCCAAATGACGCAGAATCCCGGCTGGCGACATCCTTTTACCCAAACGATTGTGCCTCCCGGTAGCCCAGAAAATCCGTTAGGGCTTTACTGGATTGGCTTCAAAACGGATGGGCCTTTGTGGATTGGTTTTCATGGTACTAATCAACCTGATTCAATTGGTCATGCTGTTTCCCACGGCTGCCTCAGAATGCGCAATGA